The segment GGATTGATAACTTATCGCAACACGATCGAGCAGAGATGAGACTAAATACTGTGGGTTTCGTCTTTCAAGCTTACAATTTAATCCCCGTCCTTTCAGCCTGTGAGAATGTTGAATTCGTGATGCAGGTGCAAGGCGTGGCAGCTGATATCCGTCGTGAAAAAGCGCTGTCAATCTTGGCTGAGGTAGGCTTAGCGGGACTTGAACATCGTCGGCCTGCTCAACTTTCTGGGGGGCAGCAACAACGTGTTGCGGTGGCTAGGGCTATCGTTTCTGAACCGTCACTTGTACTTGCGGATGAGCCCACCGCGAATCTGGATTCAAAGTCATCAAAGAACTTAATGGAACTCTTTGTAAAGCTCAATACGATGCATGGCATAACTTTCGTTATCGCCACCCATGATGAAAGTGCGATGGCCTACTGCAGACGGATGATTCGGATGGTGGATGGCAAGATTGTCAGTGATACGCCTCAGGATGCTGTTGAAGTGCTATGAAGCCCTTATCTTTAATTCCCGTGGTGCTTTTAGGCGGTGCGCTACTCTCTGCGAATGTATGTGAAGCCAATGTGAATGGCCATATCAAGGGGCAGTATCAGAACAGCCATATTCCATCGAACAGTGCTCTTCAGCCATGGGTAGGCAGCACGTGGGAGGATGGGAGTGGTGAACTTAGGTTGAATTGGAGTGACTCATGGAGCGGGTGGAAGCTGGAAACGGCTTATCAGCTAGTTGTCACTCATGGCGACTCATTAAGCCTTCCGCCTACGCCGGGACTACCCAACGTTGGGGGTAATGAGCTAGATGCTAGTAATTGGTGGCAGCTCAGTTGGGAGATTAGTAGTTCCGATAATCAGCAAAGCTATCACCGTTTTGATCGGATCAATATCGGCTATCAATGGGATAAGCTGAGTCTGAACTTTGGGCGACAAGCGGTTACCTGGGGCAATGGTACCTTCTTTAATCCTATGGACGTACTCAATCCCTTTGATCCACTTGCCATTGATAGTGAATACAAAAGTGGTGCGGATATGCTCTATGGTCAGTACCTCTTCGAGAGTGGTAGTGATCTCCAAGGGTTGATGGTGGTGAGACGGAACAAAGCTGGTGAAGTGGCTAGCGATCAGTTTTCTCAGGCATTGCATTACCATCAGTTTGTTGAAAATGCGGAGTTAAGTATATTAATTGCGCATCACTATGACGACCGGATATTGGGTTTGGGTTGGTCGAGCTCACTTGGCGATGCCGTCTGGCAGTCCGATGTAACCTTCACGCAAACGACTAATGATGATTTTTGGAACTTAGTAAGTGGGCTAAGTTATTCGTGGTATGCGTTTAATAGTAATTTCTCGGGGGCGATTGAATATTTTTTTAGCGGTGTTGGCCTTCCTGGTGACCGCTACCAAGTAGACGATATCGCTAGCAATGAAGCGCTCGCTAAGCGATTAGATCGAGGGGAGCTCTTCACCCTTGGGAGAAACTATCTTGGTGCCAATGTGACTATGGAGGTTCATCCGTTGTTAAATGTCAGTACTAATGCAGTGACCAACCTCCGCGATCACTCCATGATGCTGCAACTAATGGGCCTCTACGATGCTGCCGAGAGTATGCGAATAACGGGCGTAGTAGGGCTGCCAATAGGCGCTGAAGGGACCGAGTATGGAGGACTAGAGGCACCGATTCACGAACAGTTTTTCAGTTCTGGAGTTAGCGCTTACCTGCAGGTTGCTTGGTATTTTTAGCTCAGCCTTCATTTCAAATCTGACCGCTCAAGCGGAGCAATAGCCAGACCATCAATAGGGTTTGACGATCGAGAAACTCCCGAAGAGCGAAACGGGCTGACATAGTGCTAATGAGAACGAGGAACAATGAAATCGACCATTCACCAACAGGTAACGAACTTCTACAGTGCGCTCCACCCCCGCCATCGCTTCTATGTTCAGGGTAAGTTGCGCTGGGACGATCTCAGTGCAACGCTTCCCCAATACCTTCGATGTGATGAACGGCAGTCCCTTGGGCGTTTACTTGATGTGGGGTGCGGTCGAGGTCAGTACGGGGTCTTGGCCGGATTATCGCGGCCATTGGATCAACTCGTGGGAGTAGATTTCGACGCCGGGAAAATTGCAGCTGCTCAACGGGCGCTAACACGTGCGCAAATTTCTCAGCCGGCTATGCGCAGCTGGAAATTTAGTGTTGAAGATGCAACCTATCTCAAAGCAAGTGCCTTCGACACAATTTTTCTTTTTGATGTGCTTCACTACCTAGACGAGCCACAGCAACTTAAGCTCGCTCAAGCGTTAGTTAAGATACTCTCACCGGGTGGCCGCCTGTATTTTAGAGATACGGGAAGTGGCTTGGGGGGGCGAGTCAACCTTTTGATTGAAAAGTTGATTCGTCGCCTAGGTATAATGAAAGGTCATACTCTTAATTTTCGTACCAGTGATCAACTCGAATCGCTGTGGGCTCACGTGGGACTTAAGTGCTTAACCAAGGTGCAGGGGGATAAGTTTTCGACCCTTTTTCTTATTCTTGAAAAGTCAGAGTGAATAAAGCTCCCAGCGTGTAGTCATTTAGTCTGATTCCAAGCGGAGTGAGAAACTCGCCTATTCGCCTATTCACCCTTAATTTGGCGTATGAACTCTACTTTATTTGGGGTGTTAAGGTCACGGCTTGTGAAGTATTGTGCATGAGCACTAAGACTTGCATAGCAGTCCAGAGTAATCCCCCATAACGGCTTGATTTCGTTGGGCACTAGCGAGTAACGCACGTCAATAATGCGAAGCTCGGGTTCTGTCTGCAACGCCGTAAAAGATTGTGAAAACCAGTTAAAGCGATCGATATCGCGCCGCTGCTGGCTGCTAGATGATATACAGGTCGGCAACTGATCTGGAGTTAAACGCTGAATATTCTCACCCGGATACCAAGTACTATTCAGCCCAATATGCACGGAATCAACATAGAACTGACCTTCGAATTCGTAGATTGTCTTCCAAAGCCAGAGGTTAGCAATGGTGGGTTTTGCGCTTAATGAAAGTGGCGCGTGACCCCGCGCTGTGGCTTGAGTACTGGCAAATTGCTCAGCCCGTTCTCGTTGAAGAGCGCCCACCGTTAGATAAATGAGCGCCCAGACTACAGCAACTCGTGCCCATTTTGGATTTCGCTTCACGACGGCGGCTATCGCAAGGCCTAGCACTGGAAGTGTAAACAGTGGATCGATGATGCCAATTATGTTCCAGGATATTCGTTCATTGCTAAAGGGCCAAAGCAGCTGCGTACCATAGGTTGTACAGGCATCTAATAGCCCGTGCGTGGCGAAGCCTAGGGTGGCGAAAAGCAGTGTGTGACGAAAGTCTAGGTTATTACGACGCCCTATTAAGGGGTGTAAGAGCAGCGCCATGATTAGCCCGCCTATCGGAATAAAGATCAATGAATGGCTAAACTGACGATGGTATTCTAGGAACAATAGGGGGTCTGAAGTGGAGCGGATTAGTACGTCTAGGTCAGGGGCCATTCCAGCCAGCGCGCCAATGAAGCAGGCCGCCAATAGGTGTTCTGATTTTGCAACGGATTGGGGGATGACTGCCCCTACGACGGCTTGACTAACGGGATCCATGGAGATTTCTCGATGCTGGCTGATCTGCCAGTCTAAAACGAAAGCGCTCTCTAGGTTACTTCGGTTATCATCAGGTATGTAACTTCTTAAATTAAGTGAATTGGCAAGTGAAACTGAACCGCATCAGTTGATCTTTAGGTATAACGAAGGACTAGCAGGTGGTGGTTGCAGCGAGTCTAATTGCTGATAATGGCTCGGCTCGGCTCGGCTCGGCTCGGCTCGGCTCGGCTCGGCTCGGCACCGCTAGGGCTGCTTAGACTGCTCCGGCTGCTCAGACTGCTCGCGAGCGAAAAAGAGCAGAGAGCAGGGGTATTGGATCATCTTTCATTTTTGTTAACCGAAACGGGCGTGGGGCAGTTTCATGTTAGTTAGATTACTTCATTCCGTGGATGAGCTTGATTCGGCGCTGTTAAATTCACTTTCGGCGAACGATTATCCTTTTCTTCGCGCGGAGTTTCTTCATGCCCTGGAGCAATCGGGTTCAGTAGGCGGTAACTCTGGCTGGCAAGTTTGTCACTTCGGCCTATTCAGTGAAGACGGCGCTCTGCTAGCATTTATGCCCTGCTATCTTAAATGGCACAGTTACGGCGAATACGTTTTTGACCACCCGTGGGCGGAAGCGTACGAACGCTCTGGATTATCCTATTACCCCAAGTTACTAACAGCCGTACCTTTTACGCCTTCAACTGGGCCGCGTATCCGCCTCGCAAGCAACGTGACTGCGCAACAGGCACTTCAGCACTTCAACGTGTATATGGAGCAACTGGCCTTCGAGATTGGAGAGGAGACGCTTCGGCCGAGTTCTTGGCACTATCTTTTCGCTGACAATCCGCCTACTAGCGATTTATCCATGCTGGAACGACAATCAGTTCAATTTCATTGGTTTAATCGGAACTACGAAAGCTTTGATGCCTTCCTAGGGCAATTGAAGTCTCGTAATCGTAAGGCGATTCGAAAGGCGCGTCAGCGCGTGAAAGATCAGGGTGTTAGCTGCCGAATGGTCGCTGGCTCAGAATTGAGCCAGGCAGATTGGGATCAATTTACGCGCTTCTATCAATCCACCTACCGAAAACGCAGTGGACACAACGGCTATCTCAATGGCGAGTTCTTTCGGCGTGTGGGAGAACTGATGGCTAATGAGATTATCATGGCCCAAGCATTTCGCGACGGGCAATGGATTGCTGCTGCTTGGTTTATGCAAGATAGTACAACACTTTATGGTCGCTATTGGGGGTGTTCCGAGGAGCTAGATGAATTGCACTTTGAACTCTGCTACTTTCAGGCTATCGAGTTCGCCATCCGCAATGGACTTCAGCGCATTGATGCTGGGGCTCAGGGAGTACATAAACTAAAGCGGGGTTTTGAGCCTGTGTTAACGCATTCGTACCACGCGATTTATCAGCCTGAGTTCAAGGCAGCAATCGCTAGTTTTCTCAAGCGCGAAGCGGTAGATATTCAAACCGAGTTCACTGCCTGCTCTGAGTTCCTTCCGTATCGGCAAGAGAATTAGTGGTTACTTAATCTGATGTTGTGACGATCAAGGTTTTGGTTAATCTGATGTCCTGTCTATCAAGGTTTTGGTTAATCTGATGTCCTGTCTATCAAGGTGTTACGTACGCTTTCAATGCTCACTAGCAAGACAGGCTATCGGTGCTGGGTTACACTCGTCATTTGAATAAAGCTGATCGGACTCACTTGTGCACCCAGTTGACACACTACGCCAACAACTCTCACGTCGAATGATGTTGGATCTAAGACGCTTCGGGAACTCCAAGACCGAGTTGTCGCCCATGACTCAACTGCCGTTACCGTGGCGGGAATTCTTGCGCGACATCCCGCTGGCTGGCGTGATACTTTTCGCCGAAAACATTTGTTCGGTAGAGCAGTGTATTGGCCTCACCGAGTCACTCCGTCAAGCTAGCGCTAACCCAAGCATGTTAATTGGCATTGATCAGGAGGGCGGAAGAGTTATGCGCACTCCTCGTGGGCTCTGCACAGACTTCGGTGGGCCGATGTCCCTGGGAGCCGCCGCGACAGCTGGTCAATCACTGTCACAGTCTGTTGCCGAGGCGATGGGACTTGAACTGCAGGCGCTAGGTATTAATCTAAATTTCGCGCCTACGGTGGATGTAAACAGCAATCCTAATAACCCGGTGATCAACGTCCGTGCCTTTGGCGAGTCGGTTGATTTAGTGTGCCGCGAAGGCGGAGCTTTTGTAGCGGGTCTGCAAACTAGTGGAGTAGGCGCAGCGCTGAAGCATTTCCCTGGCCACGGAGATACTCACACTGATAGTCATATTGGTCTAGCAAGGGTGGATCGATCCGTCGATGACGCCTTTGCGATTGATATTGCTCCCTATAGAGAAGTGATTGCTCGCCACAACCCAGCGGCGGTCATGACGGCACACATCCAGTATCCGTCTCTTGATAACTCAGAGATAACGGCAAGCTCGGGAGAAGTGATCACGCGTCCGGCAACACTATCACGAGAGATTCTCAGCGATCTGCTCCGAACTCAGTTGGGTTTTTCTGGCGTAATTATCACCGATGCGCTGGACATGGGAGCAATCGCCGAGAACTTTGATCTGGTGCAGGCTGCGCTGCAAAGTTTGGCGGCGGGCGCCGATATTCTGTTGATGCCCTTCAGAATTGAATGTCCGGCTGACTTTAGCCGCTTCGACCGATTTCTGGATGAGCTGGTCGCTGGTGTAGCGGCTTTTCCGAGCATTGAACGAGAAATGTTCGCTTCGCTTAG is part of the Umboniibacter marinipuniceus genome and harbors:
- a CDS encoding glycoside hydrolase family 3 protein, which codes for MHPVDTLRQQLSRRMMLDLRRFGNSKTELSPMTQLPLPWREFLRDIPLAGVILFAENICSVEQCIGLTESLRQASANPSMLIGIDQEGGRVMRTPRGLCTDFGGPMSLGAAATAGQSLSQSVAEAMGLELQALGINLNFAPTVDVNSNPNNPVINVRAFGESVDLVCREGGAFVAGLQTSGVGAALKHFPGHGDTHTDSHIGLARVDRSVDDAFAIDIAPYREVIARHNPAAVMTAHIQYPSLDNSEITASSGEVITRPATLSREILSDLLRTQLGFSGVIITDALDMGAIAENFDLVQAALQSLAAGADILLMPFRIECPADFSRFDRFLDELVAGVAAFPSIEREMFASLSRIKSLEAKYPPLRQTSRVIKCPEHLQLEERLAQQSICAIGEGHLRRGHQVIVSGNSKSLAASVAVELRQKGFDCLVKPRKALSDYLSHQLVWVELNPSDAAVDWGGVDFYSEDHSDLGQLAGHGEAPSLDQDPECELDLTELLARNLNAGGQNWFLAMRSPYINPQLVSVATVLFAFHYSSAVERPMNRAVSPVYRTLAEILCGERKAAGSLPVSVS
- a CDS encoding metal-dependent hydrolase, coding for MDPVSQAVVGAVIPQSVAKSEHLLAACFIGALAGMAPDLDVLIRSTSDPLLFLEYHRQFSHSLIFIPIGGLIMALLLHPLIGRRNNLDFRHTLLFATLGFATHGLLDACTTYGTQLLWPFSNERISWNIIGIIDPLFTLPVLGLAIAAVVKRNPKWARVAVVWALIYLTVGALQRERAEQFASTQATARGHAPLSLSAKPTIANLWLWKTIYEFEGQFYVDSVHIGLNSTWYPGENIQRLTPDQLPTCISSSSQQRRDIDRFNWFSQSFTALQTEPELRIIDVRYSLVPNEIKPLWGITLDCYASLSAHAQYFTSRDLNTPNKVEFIRQIKGE
- a CDS encoding class I SAM-dependent methyltransferase — its product is MKSTIHQQVTNFYSALHPRHRFYVQGKLRWDDLSATLPQYLRCDERQSLGRLLDVGCGRGQYGVLAGLSRPLDQLVGVDFDAGKIAAAQRALTRAQISQPAMRSWKFSVEDATYLKASAFDTIFLFDVLHYLDEPQQLKLAQALVKILSPGGRLYFRDTGSGLGGRVNLLIEKLIRRLGIMKGHTLNFRTSDQLESLWAHVGLKCLTKVQGDKFSTLFLILEKSE
- a CDS encoding ABC transporter ATP-binding protein, which gives rise to MAVIHCQNLNRSFQQGDAVVKGLDEVSLTIEKGEFVCLSGPSGSGKTTLLNAIGALDKLDSGELSINGVRIDNLSQHDRAEMRLNTVGFVFQAYNLIPVLSACENVEFVMQVQGVAADIRREKALSILAEVGLAGLEHRRPAQLSGGQQQRVAVARAIVSEPSLVLADEPTANLDSKSSKNLMELFVKLNTMHGITFVIATHDESAMAYCRRMIRMVDGKIVSDTPQDAVEVL
- a CDS encoding GNAT family N-acetyltransferase, translated to MLVRLLHSVDELDSALLNSLSANDYPFLRAEFLHALEQSGSVGGNSGWQVCHFGLFSEDGALLAFMPCYLKWHSYGEYVFDHPWAEAYERSGLSYYPKLLTAVPFTPSTGPRIRLASNVTAQQALQHFNVYMEQLAFEIGEETLRPSSWHYLFADNPPTSDLSMLERQSVQFHWFNRNYESFDAFLGQLKSRNRKAIRKARQRVKDQGVSCRMVAGSELSQADWDQFTRFYQSTYRKRSGHNGYLNGEFFRRVGELMANEIIMAQAFRDGQWIAAAWFMQDSTTLYGRYWGCSEELDELHFELCYFQAIEFAIRNGLQRIDAGAQGVHKLKRGFEPVLTHSYHAIYQPEFKAAIASFLKREAVDIQTEFTACSEFLPYRQEN